AACAGGGCCGCCACTAGCGTAAACTTTAGAATAGGCTTGCGGAATATAAGGTTCGATTACTGGCTCTGACGATGGAAGATCCTGTATTACAAAATGGCGGGGGGCTAATTCAGCATCCAGATTTACATTGATAGGATGCAAATCACTCGCCTGTAAATTGGGATTTGGTTCAATGTACAATGCTTGAACAGCTGGACTGCTTTCCCTTGGACGAGCACCTATTACTACCGCACTATTATCCTGAACATAAGCCAAATCCTGACTTTCAATTCCGTTGCCAGTAGTTGAGGCATCATTGCTGCTTAAGGCCGGACTATTGTTCTCAACAGTTTCGGAGCTTTGGCTGACAGGCATTTCCACAGTTTCGGCTGCTACCGGGCTTTTCGCGGCAGGAGCAGTTTCCACAATATTTTGCTGAGGTACTGCTATTTCTACAGGCCCAAATTGATTCGCCTGATTTTGGAAAAGCAATAGGCTACTAATTCCGGCAGCGGCTAAAATAGCGGCGGCACTGCGCCAGTAGAAAGCCAATGGTTTGCGTCCTCTCTGGTCGAGAATGGCCTCCATTCGCGCCCAGTTATCGGGATTATAGGCAAACTGTGACTGATTAATCTTTTTGTCGAAGAGTGTTTGTAGCTCAGAATCGGACATACCATGTTCTGGGCCCATCTCTTCTTCCAGAGCGTCCCAGTTAGCAGGATTAAAGGGGAAGGAGGCTTGAGCCATTTTGTCGCGGAAGAGCTTTTTAAACTCTTGCTCAGACATAGGCTCGCCGGGGTCAGACATTTGTTCAAATGCTTCCCAATTGGCCTCATTGAACTCAAAGTTCTGGCCTTCCAGCTTATCTTCAAACAGCTTTTTTAGATCCTTTTCGGTCATTACTGCTCTTAGGCTACGTTGTCCATTAAGTTACGCATCATCTCTTGCAATTTCTTGCGGGCACTGCTGAGGTGCCATTTGCTGGTTCCTTCACTCATTCCCAGCTTTTCAGCAATTTCTTTATGGTTGTATCCGTCAATGATATAGAGGTTAAAAACCTTCTGACTCACTGGCGGAAGCTTTTGCACCAGGGCTAATAATTCCTCGGCGTCAAAGCGTTTTTCTGCTTCATTGTAGTCCATTTCACTGAGCGAAGCCAGCTGCATGGGTTCTTCTACATAATCCACTTTCGAGCGTTGATTCTTTCGATATTCATCAATTGCTGTATTGATGGTAATCCTCCGAATCCAAGCCTCGAAAGGCACAGAGCTGGAGTAAGACTCCAGATTATTTAAAATTTTCAGGAAGGCCTTATTCAACAGAAACTCAGCATCTTCCTTATTCCTTTCATATCGAAAGCACACAGCCATAAGTATCCCGTAGCAGAGCTTGTAGAGCTCATACTGGGCCTTCCGCTCACCGCGGATGCAACCTTCCAGCAAATGCTTTTCGATGTTCATGGATCCCAATTCTTCCGGCTAATTTATTGAATTTAAAGGGTTTTGCCCTCGGTTCAATAAAAAACGCCATTCCCCGGGAAAAGAATGACGTTTAATCTTGTTGATAAGTTGGGTAAGATTCTAAGAATTAAGACATTTTCATGTCGAAATCTGTCAAACTGATGAATCGCATCACCCGATCGTGAAGATCTCCGCGGTCTAAATCGCGCAATTTATGGGTGCCAAACTCTTCTACACAGAAGGAAGCTAAGGCAGATCCGTAAATAATTCCGCGCTTCATACTCTCGAAACTTACTTCATCCGAATCGCAAACATGACCAATAAAACCGCCGGCAAAAGTGTCGCCCGCACCGGTAGGATCATATACTTCTTCCAGAGGAAGGGCTGGTGCATAGAATAATTCTTTACCATGGAACAATAGAGCGCCGTGTTCCCCTTTCTTAATGATCAGGTATTTAGGGCCCATTTCAAAAATCTTAGCGGCGGCTTTCACCAAAGAATATTCGCCACTTAATTGGCGGGCCTCCTCATCATTAATGGTAAGCAGATCTACTTCCTTTAATACCTCTTTTAATTCGGGCATGGCAATATCCATCCAGAAGTTCATAGTATCCATAACCACTAACTTCGGACGTTGCTTCATTTGCTTTAATACCTTCATCTGGATGGCCGGGGTTAAATTTCCCAGCATCAGGTATTCGGCCTCGCGCGCTTTTTCGGGTAAAATCGGATCGAAATCTGCTAAGACATTTAATTCGGTCGCTAAGGAGTCGCGAGAGTTCATATCATTATGATATTTACCCTTCCAGAAAAAGGTTTTGCCTCCTTCTACGCGTTTTATTCCTTCGGTATCGATGCCCTTGGAACGCATTAAGGCTAATTTTTCTTCCGGAAAATCTTCTCCGATGATGGAAACGATCGAAATATCTTTACAAAGATTAGAAGCAGATAGAGAGGCGTAAGT
The Croceimicrobium hydrocarbonivorans genome window above contains:
- a CDS encoding PorP/SprF family type IX secretion system membrane protein, with product MTEKDLKKLFEDKLEGQNFEFNEANWEAFEQMSDPGEPMSEQEFKKLFRDKMAQASFPFNPANWDALEEEMGPEHGMSDSELQTLFDKKINQSQFAYNPDNWARMEAILDQRGRKPLAFYWRSAAAILAAAGISSLLLFQNQANQFGPVEIAVPQQNIVETAPAAKSPVAAETVEMPVSQSSETVENNSPALSSNDASTTGNGIESQDLAYVQDNSAVVIGARPRESSPAVQALYIEPNPNLQASDLHPINVNLDAELAPRHFVIQDLPSSEPVIEPYIPQAYSKVYASGGPVISQALNGKMGGPGFSAGLEYEYGWNKISSIRTGIIYTQTGDIGLETMHDSTFFGLGRTEVQTQRHYKSLQSIRIPVAYQYKLNSQHSFGLGLNTDVLLSVRMDETKTTTVFKQDPKVEHKEYNQSMNSFAPVNFSASLSYEFQYSERLSFALSYALPLNDITQDQAQNFAADHRPGQANLQLRYLLFKN
- a CDS encoding RNA polymerase sigma factor; this translates as MNIEKHLLEGCIRGERKAQYELYKLCYGILMAVCFRYERNKEDAEFLLNKAFLKILNNLESYSSSVPFEAWIRRITINTAIDEYRKNQRSKVDYVEEPMQLASLSEMDYNEAEKRFDAEELLALVQKLPPVSQKVFNLYIIDGYNHKEIAEKLGMSEGTSKWHLSSARKKLQEMMRNLMDNVA
- a CDS encoding PfkB family carbohydrate kinase, yielding MSLLIVGTVAFDELITPFGESGRIIGGSATYASLSASNLCKDISIVSIIGEDFPEEKLALMRSKGIDTEGIKRVEGGKTFFWKGKYHNDMNSRDSLATELNVLADFDPILPEKAREAEYLMLGNLTPAIQMKVLKQMKQRPKLVVMDTMNFWMDIAMPELKEVLKEVDLLTINDEEARQLSGEYSLVKAAAKIFEMGPKYLIIKKGEHGALLFHGKELFYAPALPLEEVYDPTGAGDTFAGGFIGHVCDSDEVSFESMKRGIIYGSALASFCVEEFGTHKLRDLDRGDLHDRVMRFISLTDFDMKMS